The Helicobacter sp. 11S03491-1 sequence TATATGTTATTAATATCTTTCTAAGGCTACAACACCGCTTCGAATTATTTCTTTAGGGTTGAATCTTTTGATTGCTTTTAAAAAACTTGTGATGCGGTAGGGTTTATCTGTTATGGCTACGATAATATATTTTTCGTTAGCATTAGCTACATGACCGCTATAAGCTCTACATAGTACTTCAATACTCGCGATATCTTCTTCAATGGGGATTTTTATGAGTGCCATTTCTTTTTCTAAAAAATCTTCA is a genomic window containing:
- the ilvN gene encoding acetolactate synthase small subunit, with the protein product MEKRRIISVTVINEHGVLSRISGLFAGRGYNIESLTVAPIPETDLSRITIVTNGDAKILEQIIKQLHKLIPVLTVTENEDFLEKEMALIKIPIEEDIASIEVLCRAYSGHVANANEKYIIVAITDKPYRITSFLKAIKRFNPKEIIRSGVVALERY